One window of the Mixophyes fleayi isolate aMixFle1 chromosome 6, aMixFle1.hap1, whole genome shotgun sequence genome contains the following:
- the LOC142160847 gene encoding C-type lectin domain family 2 member B-like has translation MMKSPDPDYSKYVIGEPTIKCRSNKWVYLFLTLNLVTAIITLLIILTSLLPRTVTLGISIEKTMPCESNWIWYHGKCYHFSDTRETWTNSQKICLSQNASLALIDSEVELNFLNRFKGIDNHWIGLRWSSDNNGWTWTNGTLHTNKLFSIESASANSDKSECVFLNHEGVKSENGKHEKKWICRRRSFFAINMQNPEVWRAG, from the exons ATGATGAAATCCCCGGACCCCG attATTCAAAATATGTCATAGGGGAACCAACAATTAAGTGCA GATCCAATAAATGGGTATATCTGTTCCTGACGTTAAACCTAGTGACTGCTATTATTACTTTACTGATCATTTtaacttctcttctccccaggACAG TAACACTGGGAATCTCCATAGAGAAGACTATGCCATGTGAGAGTAATTGGATCTGGTACCATGGTAAATGTTACCATTTCTCTGACACACGGGAAACGTGGACCAACAGCCAGAAAATCTGTCTCTCACAAAATGCATCCTTGGCCCTTATTGATAGCGAGGTTGAACTG AATTTCTTGAACAGATTTAAAGGCATAGACAACCACTGGATTGGGCTAAGATGGAGCAGTGATAATAATGGCTGGACCTGGACTAATGGAACTTTACACACTAACAAGCT attttcaatcGAGAGCGCGTCAGCAAATTCTGATAAATCCGAATGTGTTTTCCTGAATCACGAGGGTGTCAAAAGTGAGAACGGAAAGCATGAGAAAAAATGGATTTGTAGAAGAAGAAGTTTTTTTGCGATTAACATGCAAAATCCTGAGGTTTGGAGAGCAGGATAA